The genomic stretch TTTGATAACACCGCCCGCTTGACCACGAAGCTGTTCTTCGTACATTCTCTCAAGCCCGGACTTACCAACAAAATCTTGTGCGGTATATCCTTTACCTTCTAGCTTTTTAAGATCATCAGCGTTTACTTGTGCGATGTAACCTGTGAGATGGGCTGCCGCTTCTCCTAGCGGATACAGTCTCGTTTCAGCTTTCGGTGACTGAACGCCTTCTAGGGCGACTGCTTTTTGAATATCTGGGTTATCGGTCTGCATCTTCTTAATCGGCACGCTATAATCAGGTTTGACCCAAGGCTGATCTAGTTTTTTCTGAACTTCCTCTGGTGTCATGCCTAAGATTTTTGCGAGTGGGACAATCGTTTTGCTTTGGTCTTCCGGCAGTTCTTGCGGAACAATTGATACCTCGTAAGCTGTTCCGTTAAACGCTAGCGGGTTTCCTTCACGGTCTAGAATCGCTCCACGTTTTGGTGCGATGGACGAAGCTGAGATTCTATCTCCTTCCTTCATCTGAGGAAAGATATGTGACGGATTCCACTGAACTCTCCAACTCTCTGTATCTTCTTTTTCTTCTAGGTTCAGTTTTATTTTATGCGTGTAGTCCACTGGACCTGCAAGTGTGTTCATTTTTACGGAATACGAGGATTGAGCTTTCTTTTCCTCTTTTTCATCTTGTTTCACTTTCCCTGAAGCTTTAACCTTCAAATCGGCAGCCTCAATACCACCATAAATAGTCTTATAACGATCTACGAATTCTTTTTTCGTGATCTGTTTCTTAGACTTCGAATCTAGCATGTCATACATACTCTCAAAATCTTGTTTTTGCCACGCGGCCATATACTTTTTCACCGTTGATTCCGGCTTTGGCGGTTCAGAACACGCCGTCAAAAAGACAAAACAAAGTGCTGCTAATACGAGGATTCTATAAAAATTCTTCAAAACAGAACTCCTTTCCCTACCATTAAACAGTTGTTTAATCATTATAGCAGAATGTATGGTAATAAATGTGTGATAACGCCATGATAAAAAAATCACCTTGCACGCATAGATAACCATACGCACAAGATGATAGATTATTAGTAGTTAATACGCTTAGCACCGAGATATCGTTCTTGCCAATACTTATAAGTAAGATTACTGATCGTCACGCCCGTGCTCGATCCGCTGTGAACGAACTGATTATTTCCTAAATAGATGCCAAGGTGTGATGGACCAGTGGTATATGTTTCAAAAAACACGAGATCACCAACAGCTGGCTTAGAAACAGCTGTTGTAGCGTTCCACATCTGAGCAACCGTCCTTGGAAGTGCAACGTCTTCTTTTGCAAACACATACTGAATAAATCCACTGCAGTCAAACCCGCTCGGGGTCGTCCCTGCCCAAACGTAAGGCGTTCCCATAAGTTCTGCCGCATTTGCGATCACGTTGATCGTAATCTCGTTTGGCGTTTTGACAGGCTCTGGCTTTTTGTTCTCCACTTCGGTCATCTTGTCCAAAACGGTTTTGGTTACGATTCCTGTCACAGGTAAACCGTGTGCTTTTTGAAACGCTTCAACACTATCTTCTGTTACCGTCCCAAAATAGTCCGTAATCATCGGGTATGTAAAGAAGCCTAAATTCTTGAGTCGCGTTTGTAACTGTTTGACTTCCGGTCCTGTTGTGCCAAACTTCAAGTCCTTAGAAGTAATTGGCTGGGGTTGTGGAGCTGGTGTTGGCTTTGATGTTACTGGTGGTGTCGCCGGTTTGGATGGAGCCGGCGTTGGTTTTGGCTTAGATGGAGCCGTCGGTGCTTTTTTAGCCGCCACAGCTTTTGCGATTAGTTCTTGTGTTTTCGCATCAGCTACACCAGTAGCTTTTAACTTCTGACTGATCTGAAATTTACGCACCGCTTCTGTTGTGATCGTTCCATAATAATCGGTCGTTTTATAATATGTAAAAAAACCAAGGAACTTCAAGTCTTGCTGAAGCTTCATGACAGCTTGTCCTGTAGAGTTCAGCTTCATCTCTTTTGAAGAAGTGTTAGCCGCTGGGTTTGATACAGCTGGCTTTGACGGAACCGGCTTTGCTGTTATCGGCTTTACTTGTGCAGGTTTAGGGGCCGTATCTTGAAACGACTTCTGCAACAGCTTGCTATACGTATTCTTCCCCACGATCCCATCTACCACGAGTCCGTTCGCTTTCTGAAAATCCATAACTGCCTTTTTTGTAACCGGTCCAAAGTACGTTGTTGTTTGTGAATCTTTAAAGTATCCTTTTTGCTTTAAAATGGATTGCAGCTGCTGAACATCAGCATGTGTTGTCCCCGGTTTCAGTGTGTTATCACCTAGAGCGGCTTCACCAACGAGAGGAACAGCAAAAAATGCACCAGCAAACGCAGAAGTCATCACTAACCGTTTTACAACCGTGTTCTCCATGTTCTCCTCCTTCAAAAATACCATTTATTACATATATCGGCAATTATGGATATTTATTTAACTGTTCTTTCGACATAAAACGAAAAAAAGCCTGCTGGCTTTTTTTAATTTCCTTCTATTAGACTACGAATTGCACATTGCAGCTTATTCTTTGCTATTGTTTGGTTCATCTTTCTTTCTTCCAGACTCTTTACTAGACCATTTATCACAGTGTGGCGTTCTCCAGCCATCCTCCTCACCTCATCCGGATTCGGCCCACCTTGAATGCTACGCCTTTTCACAAATTGGATGGGACAAATGATGTCTTCCCATTCTTTTTGGGTGAGAGTCAAGTTTTGACGATGAGTCTTTAAAATTTGTTGAACCGTTTGAAGAGATAGTTCATTAAGTTCCAGCTTTTCTGATGAGCACTTCTTCGCTATCGTGCTCGCTATCTTGTGAGCTCCTCGAAACGGCACTCCCTTTTCTTTTGCTAAAAAGTCCGCAAGCTCTGTGATCGTGATACAAGATGTTTTCGCACGGGCAAGTGCTAGATCTTTGTTCACTTCCATCGTTCGAATGACCGCATGCATGAGGTGCATCACTCGGTTCGCTTTTTCGTAACTTCTATATAAATGTGGTTGAAGATCGTCTTCTGTATCCACGATATCGCCAAACGGTGTGTTGTGGATCATGTGGATTGCCGCGAGTGCTTCTCCTGCTGACGAACTCGCCAGTGCCCGCGAATGCTCAATGGAAACGGGATTTCGTTTTTGTGGCATGATTGAGCTAATCTGCACGTATGGATCTGCCACTTTTATGATGCCATGTTCACGGGTAACGAGTTGAAGAAAATCTTGAATCCATCGACCGCTGTTCGTCATCAACGTTAACACGGCGGTCGCTGTTTCTATCAAATAATCCGCACCAGCTACAGCGTCGTATGAGTTCTCAACTATTTTGGAGAAACCGAGCAGTTCACAAACTCGCTGGCGGTCGATTGGAAAACTCGTTGTGGAGAGTGCTGCCGCTCCCATTGGTGAACAGTTCACTGTTTCGTACGCAGATTGAAGACGTTCGATATCTCGTAAAAGGATGTCTAGCACAGCGGTTAAATAGTGTCCGAGAGTTGTTGGTTGTGCAGGCTGGGTATGGGTATAGGCGGTCATGACAGTTTCCGCGTGTTCGTCGATCTTTTCTAGAAGGGCTGTTGCGAGTAAAAGTGCGCTTTCTGTGAGTGTGAGGATGTGTTCTCGGAGCACGAGACGGTACATGGCGATTCCCATATCGTTTCGGCTTCGCGCCATATGCATACTACCCGCAAGATCGGGTCCGATTTCTTCACTTATTTTGTGTTCAATCATGAAGAATAAGTCTTCGAATTGTGGGTCGTAGGTTAGTGTTTGCGGGTCGATTTTCCCTATAGTTTCGACTCCCCGTAGAATTTCTGCCGCTTCCCTTTTTACTAATATCCTTTGTTCCGCAAGCATCACAACATGTGCACGGTGAATGTTAAACATATGTTTAAAAAGATAGTCTCTTTGGTCGTTGAATACCGGGCGCAGTAAGTGTTCCACGTATGTTTTGCCGGGAAACACCGTGCCTTCTTGTTTGATAAAATCGTCTTTGGATGGCATTTATCCCACCCCTCCAGATTTATGGCATTTCTTATAGTGTATTTATAGAGAACAATATTGGTGAAGGTGTACCGATATACAAAAAAGCGCCTTCAGTATTACGAAATACCTCTGGGCGCTTCAATTGGTTATCCGCTTTTTTCTGTAAACTTCACTTTATCAAAACTAAATACGTTCTCATTTGATGCCTTCATTTCAGAAGGTGAGCTTTTGCTCTTTTTATTAGAAGGGACATTATATTCTCTCTGGTTCCATCTTATTAAACCTGAAGCCATAAAATTCACAGCTAAAATCGTTAAAGTAAAGGCTAATATAGGGCCAAACAGCATCCATGGATATGACATGAAGCTGTTCCAGCTCTTTCCGATCAATCCACCCCATTCAGATGAGAGAGAGAAAGACTCCATAAGTAAGTTACCCTCTAAATCCATTCCCATAATAACTTGTTTTCCACCACCAATAAAAATATCTAGAAGTGCTAAATGAGCAAACAGAGTTAAAACTTGGCCCACTTGCTGAACAAACAATATGATAATTTTAGGTATCAAAAAGGGTGTTACGTGTTTTAGAAAAATGTGCATTGAACTTCCACCAATCAGTCTGCAGCTTGAAATAAACTCCTTACTAAATACATGCTCGATTTCTCTCATGATTAAAACAGATAGAATTGGTATTGCCAATGCTACAATGACTCCTATTGTGAGTAATAATTTTACTTTTTCATCATAAGACCATGAGAATGCAATGATTGCAGGTGAGAGTAATAAGTAGGCAAATATGGCAGTAGGTGCATAATGATACGCATCACATAGAACCTCTATTTTGTCTTTTAATAGCTTTGGTAACGTATAGAAGATATACCCTAGGATAAATGAGAGGATGATTCGAATTAAACTTAATAGAATAGCTAAACCGACTGTATATTTAGCGCCTTCAATTAAGTTTGTTAGAACACCTTTCCCTTCTTTATCAGAGCCTAATAAGAAATCTTCTGAAGGAGGAAACGGTGCTCGAGCCACTAACTCTTGATTCTCATTATAAAGAACAGCTTGAGGTTTATCATTTGGGTCTTTTATTCCATAGGTGTAAACAAAACTCATGACGAATAGCGTTGATAAAAATAAAAAGCCAAAAACAAATGACTTCTCCTTCAATAGTCTGTTCATAGACTCATATCTCCTTTTATCTTTTTGGAAATAACGGCAGAAGCCAAATGAAACAAACAATAATACGGGATAAAGATTAATAATATGCTTACCGTCACAAGGTCAGGATTCATACTTCCGTAAGTTTTGATATGTGTCATAATTCCATGAATATTAAATATAATTTCTAGCACAAAAAGGTTTGATAGTGAAAACCAGAAGATCGTTTTAAAGTGAAAGAGAAGAGTGAATATGGCATTCCGTAGTATATGCACAAATATGATGTAATACATAGATAAGCCTTTTCCTTTAGCCATCTCCACATAGGGTTGCTTTTCCTCTTCTTCTAATGAGATCAATAAATACTTTGTAATATATATAGAAGGAAGAATACTCAAACAGAGTACCGGTAGAAAAAAGGCTGGTTTACCAAAAACGTTCACGATCTGAAACAACAAAATATCTGTTTTTTTATAAATCCAGATAATCAAGAATTGTAAGAGAAAGATAATGAAGATATCTGGCAGTGATTCAACCACAAATAACACTTTCTTAACTTTATCTCTTTGAGTAGCCGGTAACAGCATGATAAGGAAACTAGTAATTACAGCCAGAATCAATCCAATACATAGTGCTGCTATTAAGTATTTAGCTGACATCAAATAAAGCTGATTCAGTTCTGGGAAAACCGGATAATATTCTCTGAACTTATAATATTGAAAGTCTTGGATAGAGAAAATGTTTCCCAGCATCTCTTTAACATGATTAAAGTAACTCCCTACATTAAATTGAACAGAATCATAGAGAAAAAGGGTGTTTTCTATTTCGTTATTCTCAATCATCTTAAGTACTTTAAGCTGCCTATCAATGTCATAGATTAGAAACGGTAAAGAACCTACCATAAGAATACTGATACACAGCAACAGAAAATTCACACTAAGCTTGACGACTTTCATGTTCCTCCCCCACCTTTACCTGGCCTACTTAACGTTCTGGTTATTATCTACCTTTCAAATACAGGATTGTTATTTAAACTAACAATTATAGTTACTTACAATCACTTTCTATTTTATTGCATTATTTTACAATTCTCAAACTTTTTTTGGAATATTATAACTTTTAAATTATACTAAGTTACGTAGATTGTTTATCAATGGAGGCAAAACATGAATATCAGCACACAAATTGGACTTAAGATTAAAGAAATGAGAACTCTTCAAAAAATGACACAAGAAGAGCTTTCTAAAGGAATCGTTAATCGAAGTTTTATCAGTCAGCTTGAAAAAGGTATGGTAAGTCCTTCAATTGAGACATTAGAAAAATTAGCTCATCGATTAGATTGTTCTATTTCTTATCTTATCGGCCAAACTGAACGAAACAGTGCTCTTGAGCAATTGAATATTAGTAGCTTATTAGATAACATCGAATCTTATATAAATGAAAGTCTAATAGATAAGGGTAAGAAAGCATTTGAAAGTCTTTCTGGAGAATGGATTGAAAGAATGAATACCTACGAGAAAGGAAAATATCTCTGGGTAAAAGCTCGATTAAAATGGTTTGAAGGTGACTATCAAGAGGCTGAAATAATTATTCAAAAAGCGATTGATCTATTAGAGGATCAATATACGAACCAGTTGGGAAAACTGTACAATTTCTTGGGGATTATTTCGTTTCGTTTAAAAAAAATAGAAAAATCCTTTAACTCCTTCACTTCTGCATTAACTTATACTCATCAATTCCCTTCAGATTACAACCTAAAGGTAGAAACCAATTTAAACATGGGTGTTTATCATACCCACTTAAAAGAGTATCAGTCGGCTGCCTTTTATTTAAAAAAAGCATTAGAAGCTGCAGAAAGTCATTCCTCTCTCTTTAAATTAGGAGAAATTCAAATGACTTTAGGTATCACATATAAAAACCTTAGAAGTTATGACCTTGCGATTCACTCCTATTTACAAGCAGAAGAAATATTTAAAATTAATTCTGAAAATGAACAGCTGGCTGCTGTGTATTATAATCTTGGACTTCTTTATAAAGAAAAGGAAAGTATTGCAAAAGCGACTGATTATTTTATGAATGCTAAACAAATTTATCTTTCCCTATTAAATAGCGAACTAGGAACTAAATGTGATGTTCAGATCATAAAAAATTTCCTATTAGAAAATGACTATGTAAAAGCATACGAGGTGTGGCAGAATATCGAAACAGCAATCAATAACGAATATGATCGCTTGTTGTTAAAAGGAATTTTCCATTTGCAAAACTTTAAGAATTACAAAAATCATGACGACTTGATCCAAAGTGTTGGCTTTTTTAAAGAAGCGTTAAACTCCACAGATGATCTCGATCGCAAGCTTGATCTACAAAAGCACGTTTATAAACACTTTATTAAAGAAGAATTGTTTGAAGAAGCAAAAGAGATACTATCGAGTCTATAAAAAACGGCCAAGAATGAAAGGAGTATCTTCCTTCTTCTTGGCCTTTGATTTTATTTTTGAGATAAAACCGCAACAAACTCACGCATATAATCCGGCAGATCTGGTGGACGGCGGCTTGATACGAGGTGACCATCAACAACGACAGGTTCATCGATCCACGTTGCTCCTGCGTTCTCCATGTCATCCTTGATTCCTGGTGTACTTGTCACTTTTTTCCCTTGCAACACTTTTGCAGAAACAAGAACCCAGCCGGCGTGACAGATCTGGCCGATTGGCTTTTTGTTCTTCTCCATATGCTGAACCATCTGTATCACTTCAGGAAAACGACGCAGCTTGTCCGGTGCCCAACCACCCGGAACTAAGATCGCATCGTAATTTTCTGCGTTCACATCACCAAACGCAT from Bacillus sp. E(2018) encodes the following:
- a CDS encoding ABC transporter permease subunit yields the protein MNRLLKEKSFVFGFLFLSTLFVMSFVYTYGIKDPNDKPQAVLYNENQELVARAPFPPSEDFLLGSDKEGKGVLTNLIEGAKYTVGLAILLSLIRIILSFILGYIFYTLPKLLKDKIEVLCDAYHYAPTAIFAYLLLSPAIIAFSWSYDEKVKLLLTIGVIVALAIPILSVLIMREIEHVFSKEFISSCRLIGGSSMHIFLKHVTPFLIPKIIILFVQQVGQVLTLFAHLALLDIFIGGGKQVIMGMDLEGNLLMESFSLSSEWGGLIGKSWNSFMSYPWMLFGPILAFTLTILAVNFMASGLIRWNQREYNVPSNKKSKSSPSEMKASNENVFSFDKVKFTEKSG
- the argH gene encoding argininosuccinate lyase — encoded protein: MPSKDDFIKQEGTVFPGKTYVEHLLRPVFNDQRDYLFKHMFNIHRAHVVMLAEQRILVKREAAEILRGVETIGKIDPQTLTYDPQFEDLFFMIEHKISEEIGPDLAGSMHMARSRNDMGIAMYRLVLREHILTLTESALLLATALLEKIDEHAETVMTAYTHTQPAQPTTLGHYLTAVLDILLRDIERLQSAYETVNCSPMGAAALSTTSFPIDRQRVCELLGFSKIVENSYDAVAGADYLIETATAVLTLMTNSGRWIQDFLQLVTREHGIIKVADPYVQISSIMPQKRNPVSIEHSRALASSSAGEALAAIHMIHNTPFGDIVDTEDDLQPHLYRSYEKANRVMHLMHAVIRTMEVNKDLALARAKTSCITITELADFLAKEKGVPFRGAHKIASTIAKKCSSEKLELNELSLQTVQQILKTHRQNLTLTQKEWEDIICPIQFVKRRSIQGGPNPDEVRRMAGERHTVINGLVKSLEERKMNQTIAKNKLQCAIRSLIEGN
- a CDS encoding ABC transporter permease subunit; this translates as MKVVKLSVNFLLLCISILMVGSLPFLIYDIDRQLKVLKMIENNEIENTLFLYDSVQFNVGSYFNHVKEMLGNIFSIQDFQYYKFREYYPVFPELNQLYLMSAKYLIAALCIGLILAVITSFLIMLLPATQRDKVKKVLFVVESLPDIFIIFLLQFLIIWIYKKTDILLFQIVNVFGKPAFFLPVLCLSILPSIYITKYLLISLEEEEKQPYVEMAKGKGLSMYYIIFVHILRNAIFTLLFHFKTIFWFSLSNLFVLEIIFNIHGIMTHIKTYGSMNPDLVTVSILLIFIPYYCLFHLASAVISKKIKGDMSL
- a CDS encoding helix-turn-helix domain-containing protein, translated to MNISTQIGLKIKEMRTLQKMTQEELSKGIVNRSFISQLEKGMVSPSIETLEKLAHRLDCSISYLIGQTERNSALEQLNISSLLDNIESYINESLIDKGKKAFESLSGEWIERMNTYEKGKYLWVKARLKWFEGDYQEAEIIIQKAIDLLEDQYTNQLGKLYNFLGIISFRLKKIEKSFNSFTSALTYTHQFPSDYNLKVETNLNMGVYHTHLKEYQSAAFYLKKALEAAESHSSLFKLGEIQMTLGITYKNLRSYDLAIHSYLQAEEIFKINSENEQLAAVYYNLGLLYKEKESIAKATDYFMNAKQIYLSLLNSELGTKCDVQIIKNFLLENDYVKAYEVWQNIETAINNEYDRLLLKGIFHLQNFKNYKNHDDLIQSVGFFKEALNSTDDLDRKLDLQKHVYKHFIKEELFEEAKEILSSL
- a CDS encoding peptidoglycan-binding protein — protein: MENTVVKRLVMTSAFAGAFFAVPLVGEAALGDNTLKPGTTHADVQQLQSILKQKGYFKDSQTTTYFGPVTKKAVMDFQKANGLVVDGIVGKNTYSKLLQKSFQDTAPKPAQVKPITAKPVPSKPAVSNPAANTSSKEMKLNSTGQAVMKLQQDLKFLGFFTYYKTTDYYGTITTEAVRKFQISQKLKATGVADAKTQELIAKAVAAKKAPTAPSKPKPTPAPSKPATPPVTSKPTPAPQPQPITSKDLKFGTTGPEVKQLQTRLKNLGFFTYPMITDYFGTVTEDSVEAFQKAHGLPVTGIVTKTVLDKMTEVENKKPEPVKTPNEITINVIANAAELMGTPYVWAGTTPSGFDCSGFIQYVFAKEDVALPRTVAQMWNATTAVSKPAVGDLVFFETYTTGPSHLGIYLGNNQFVHSGSSTGVTISNLTYKYWQERYLGAKRINY
- a CDS encoding type 1 glutamine amidotransferase domain-containing protein yields the protein MRLKGKKVLSLVHHDFEDLELWYPILRLREEGAVVELVGEKAGETYIGKYGVPADADYAFGDVNAENYDAILVPGGWAPDKLRRFPEVIQMVQHMEKNKKPIGQICHAGWVLVSAKVLQGKKVTSTPGIKDDMENAGATWIDEPVVVDGHLVSSRRPPDLPDYMREFVAVLSQK